From a single Ischnura elegans chromosome 7, ioIscEleg1.1, whole genome shotgun sequence genomic region:
- the LOC124162387 gene encoding uncharacterized protein LOC124162387: MKGFLAVLLVAVLHYANAEGQCQCAAFLRSSEDPSQPDLTSRMYLQEDEHVDSCEGDDMHKACSDMCVQSIGRMTDGGNLDYVRPDGKTVGELACSLLDKDVNMGEVAAFSKLCDGNWEFGKASTPQYICCNDGHYSSCT; encoded by the exons ATGAAGGGATTCCTTGCCGTTCTCCTTGTGGCAGTTCTCCACTATGCCAA CGCCGAAGGCCAGTGTCAGTGTGCGGCCTTTTTGAGGTCATCCGAAGATCCCAGCCAGCCTGATCTGACCTCAAGAATGTACCTCCAGGAGGATGAGCATGTGGACAGCTGCGAAGGAGATGATATGCACAAGGCTTGCTCCGATATGTGCGTCCAGAGC ATTGGCCGGATGACCGATGGCGGAAACCTGGACTACGTCAGACCCGACGGCAAGACAGTGGGTGAATTGGCCTGCAGTCTACTCGACAAGGATGTTAACATGGGAGAG GTCGCCGCCTTCTCCAAGCTCTGTGACGGAAACTGGGAGTTCGGCAAGGCCAGTACCCCTCAGTACATCTGCTGCAACGATGGACATTACTCTTCCTGCACGTAA